The following are encoded together in the Bacillus cereus group sp. RP43 genome:
- a CDS encoding HAD-IA family hydrolase has product MEKVKAILFDKDGTLMDFHSIWIKVAEELVAECINLYQLPESMQQALLKEIGVDGAFVHPRSALAAGTSLDVAKGLCKYIASSREEEMHQWVSEKLFALMYEHRSHMRMTADLPKVLQALKDRGVILGVVTADDFAPTELFLKQYQLEDFFDCVIASDTFPAQKPDKKIVESFCERFNLETCEVAVIGDTPTDLHLAKNGGDCYAIGVLSGTGNRQTLEPLADLVLQSVEDLISHSGEFIWEQGKSNV; this is encoded by the coding sequence ATGGAGAAGGTAAAAGCAATACTATTTGATAAAGATGGGACATTAATGGATTTTCATTCGATTTGGATAAAAGTAGCTGAAGAGCTTGTTGCAGAATGTATAAATTTATATCAATTACCAGAATCAATGCAGCAGGCTTTATTAAAAGAGATTGGCGTAGACGGAGCATTTGTTCATCCGCGTAGTGCGCTCGCTGCTGGAACGAGTCTTGATGTGGCAAAGGGGCTTTGTAAGTATATTGCATCATCTAGAGAAGAAGAGATGCATCAATGGGTGAGCGAAAAGTTGTTTGCTCTTATGTACGAGCATCGTTCACATATGAGAATGACGGCAGATTTACCGAAAGTTTTACAAGCGTTAAAGGATAGAGGGGTTATTCTAGGCGTCGTTACAGCTGATGATTTCGCGCCGACAGAATTATTTTTAAAGCAATATCAATTGGAAGACTTTTTTGATTGTGTTATAGCTTCAGATACATTTCCAGCACAGAAGCCAGATAAAAAAATTGTAGAATCGTTTTGTGAGAGATTTAATTTAGAGACATGTGAAGTAGCAGTCATCGGAGATACACCGACGGATTTACATTTAGCGAAAAATGGTGGCGACTGCTATGCAATTGGCGTACTATCTGGTACGGGTAATCGTCAAACGTTAGAACCACTTGCAGATTTAGTATTACAATCTGTTGAAGATTTAATTTCTCATTCAGGTGAGTTTATTTGGGAACAAGGAAAGTCTAATGTATAA